In Oryzias latipes chromosome 15, ASM223467v1, the following proteins share a genomic window:
- the LOC101175187 gene encoding peptidyl-prolyl cis-trans isomerase A has product MIQLKNRVRYSAPGVAAARLFSSGPSRNPLVFLDIEADSEPLGRIVIELNADVVPKTAENCRALCTGEYGFGYKGCVFHRILPEFMCQGGDFTHNNGTGGKSIYGKTFKDENFKLKHTGPGTLSMANSGPNTNASQFFICTTKTEWLDGKHVVFGQVKEGMEVVTKMESFGLHDGGVLKKVVIVDCGELK; this is encoded by the exons ATGATCCAACTCAAAAACCGGGTTAGATACAGCGCGCCAGGTGTAGCGGCAGCCCGCCTCTTCTCCTCTGGGCCCTCCAGGAACCCGCTGGTGTTTTTGGACATCGAAGCCGACAGCGAGCCTCTCGGAAGGATCGTTATCGAG CTGAATGCTGATGTCGTGCCCAAAACCGCTg AAAACTGCAGAGCTCTGTGCACAGGAGAGTATGGCTTTGGGTACAAAGGCTGCGTGTTCCACAGGATTTTACCTGAGTTCATGTGTCAG GGAGGAGATTTCACCCACAACAACGGCACAGGAGGGAAATCCATTTATGGGAAAACCTTCAAGGATGAGAACTTCAAATTAAAACACACCGGTCCCG GAACCCTTTCAATGGCTAACTCAGGACCTAACACCAACGCCTCACAGTTTTTCATCTGTACGACTAAGACAGAGTG GCTTGATGGCAAACATGTGGTGTTCGGGCAGGTGAAGGAGGGCATGGAAGTGGTCACCAAGATGGAGTCCTTCGGTTTGCACGACGGGGGAGTGCTGAAGAAAGTAGTTATTGTTGATTGTGGGGAGTTAAAATAA